In Thermanaerovibrio velox DSM 12556, the genomic stretch CACAGTAAGGGTGCCGGTGGAGTCCATCGATGAGACCGGCGCCCTTGCGGAGGGGCTCAACCGCTTTGCCGAGTTTGCCCGCTCCAAGTTCTACGCCCTTTCTAAGGCCTTCCAGGACTTCATGGCGGCCTTTTACGGAGTGCAGCGGTCTTTGGACGCCTTTTCCAAGGAGCTTGACGCCGTGCGCACTAAGGCCTCCGAAGGTTCCCGGGCGGCGGAGAACATAAACCATGCGGTGGAGCAGCAGTACGCCAGCTCCGAGGAGATAGCCTCCACTGCCCAGGCCTTGGCCCACTCGGCGGAGCAGCTTAATGAGGCGGTGTCCATGGTGGTCTCCCGGGCCAGGGACGGGGAGGAGAGGCTCAAGGATGCGGTGGATTTGATAAAGGGCATGGAGGACCGGGTGTCCAACGTGTCCCAGAGGGCCTCTTCCCTGGCGGAGCAGGCAAAGGTGATAAACTCGGTGGTCCAGGTGATCACCGGCATAGCGGAGCAGACCAACCTTTTGGCGCTGAACGCCGCCATAGAGGCCGCCCGGGCGGGAGAGGCGGGCCGGGGCTTCGCGGTGGTGGCGGAGGAGGTCCGCAAGCTTGCGGAGGAGAGCAAGGGGGCGGCGTCCAAGATAGAGGAGAGGTTGGGCCAGATAGTGGGAGGGATAGGGGATACGTCCAAGGACATATCCGTCATGTCGGAGGAGATGGACCGGGTGGCGGGCGGCATATCTAGCGTGGCCTCCTACATGTCCCAGATATTGGACGGGATGAGCTCGGTGAACGATGCCTCCCAGAGCGTGGCCGCCGGGGCGGAGGAGCTGAGCGCCTCCTCCCAGGAGATGGCTGCCGGGGCTGAGCGGGTGTCCCAGTACGTGGCGGATCTCACCTCCATGGTGGAACAGGTGGATAGGATGTCGGTTAAGCTGGGGGAGGGCATGAGATCCGTGGTGTTGAACCTTAAGGGGGCCATGGGGACCGGGGAAAAGGTTCTTAAAGACATGGCAGGGCTTAAATACACCACCTGCGATGACTTCGCCGCCATGTGCGATCTTGCGGTGGAGGGCCATAGGCGCTGGGTGGATGCCCTTAAGAGCTACATAGACGGAGGGGAGTTCTCCATAGAGGTGGACCCCACCCGGTGTCGCTTCGGGGTCTTCGTTTCCGTGGTTACGCCGCCGGCCTCGGTGGTGGACCGCTGGCAGGAGGTTTTAACCCTCCACGAGGAGCTCCACCGCATCGGGCACCAGATAAACCGGGCCGTGGAGGGAAAGGATGCCGCTGCCGTTCAGGACCTCTACAGGAGGGCCCAGGAGGTTAGCTCCAGGTTAACGTCGCTGCTCACTCAGCTCAGCAGGACCTGTTCCGCAGGATCCGCCCTGGCTTTAGGCGCTTAAGGGTTATGGCTTTAAAAAGACATGTTTGCCGCCCCGGGGTGGTGGGGTTAACTCCCCCGGGGCGGTTTTTATTTTAAATAACGGGTTCCGTCCTTTGGCTTTTATGGTTCAAAATATTCTCCTTTTGTTGGGTTTTTTATAGCATATAGACACGGTGGGGAAGAGGTTTCCTCATCGCCGAGACCAGTCCAGCAAGAGGAGGTAGATGAGGATGACGTACCTTTCGGTGTTGGTGTTCTGCCTTTCGGTCTTCGGGGTCTTCGAGCTGTTGGACCTTGCGGGCTTGGGGCTTGCTGCCCTGGTACCCCCCAGGATCCGTCACGCCCTCTTCGGAGCCATAAGCCTCTGCCTGTCCTTCATAGTTATGGCCCCCCTCTCCATATAAGTTAAATTATCCTCTGAGGTTTGAAGCTGAATATGATGACCAACGACGCATAGGGCCCCTCCCGGGAGGGGCCCTTAAACTTTTTTATCCCTTCGGTTTGTGCTTTGAGTTTGTATCCCGTGCCGGTCATAGGCTTTAAGGGATCATTCACATCAAGCCTTTGTGCCCCAAGGGCACTGGAAACCGTAATCTGTAATGGCCTAACGATCCGGCCCTCGGCGGTTGACAGCGGCGCCCTTCAGGGGTAACCTCTTTCGAAGCTCGTACCACTCATCACTCATCAATCATCAAAAAAATCCCGGTTGCCTCAAGGGTGGGGTTTTGTGTATGGATAGGTCTTTGGCCGTGGAGCTCAAGGTTTTGATGATCGTGCGGGACTCACCGGTTCCCATGGGAGCTGGGGCCATAAAGCGGGAGTTGGAGAGGCGTGGGGTCTTCCTGTCCGAGGCCACGGTTGGACGGCTGCTTTCGGACCTTGAAGTGAGGGGGATGCTCCGTAAGGACAGGAACAAGGGGCGTCACCTGACGGAGCTTGGGCTCAACCGTCTTGCCCTTCTGGAGAGAAACAGCCTGAGCAGCGCCATGGCCATGGACCTGGTGGACTCGATCCTGTCCCGGGAGGGGGAGCGGATCCTGGAGCTTCTTGAGGCCCGGAGGGCGGTGGAGCAGGAGGTGGCCCGTCTTGCGGCCCTGAGGGGCACACCGGATCAGATAAGGGCCCTGTGGACCTCGGTGGAGTGCATGGAGGAGGCGGTCCGCATGGGGAACCCCGTGTGGGAGGAGGACTCCAGGTTCCACCGGATGCTGGCCATGGCGTCGGGGAACCGTCTTTTGGTCTCCGTGGTGGAGCTTCTCCGCCAGAACCCCTTTGAGGCCAGGGAGCTCGAGATGGTGCGCCGCAAGGCGGGAAGGCTCTCCAACTCGGACCACCGGTCCATAATGGAGGCGGTGTCAAACCACGACCCCGACGAAGCGGAGATGGCCATGCGCCGCCACATAGACAACCTGGTGGCGGACTGCAGGGCCCTCATAGGGGCAAGCCAGCCGAGCAGGAGGGTTGAAGAAACGGTCCCTGACCCTTGGGGCCGTGGTTTCGGCAATGATAGATAAAAACTGCAAAAAATTTTTTGGGGAGGGGATCTATTTGAGGATTCTAAGGGGTCTTGCGGGCGCTTTGTTGGCCTTGGGGATTACGGCCTCCTGTGCCATGGCGGGAGGGGAGATAAAGATAGGCCACTCGGTTTCCCTCACGGGGGGGGCTTCCATGTGGGGACAGTCGGAGAGGCTGGCCCTTGAGCTCTTGGTGAAGAAGATAAACGCCCAAGGTGGAGTCATGGGCAAGAAGTTGAAGCTTATAAGCTATGACAACCGTAACGACCCGGTGGAGTCGGTCAACGTGGCCCGGCGGCTTCTGGACGAGGGAGCGGTGGCCATAATAGGTCCCGCCCAGAGCGGCAACGCCATCGCCACCGCTCCGGTGGTGGAGAGGGCCAAGGTGCCCATGGTGGTCACCACCGCCACCAACCCATACGTCACGGTGGACAAGAGGACCGGCAAGACCCGGAAGTTCGTCTTCCGTCCCTGTTTCATAGACCCCTTCCAGGGCACCGTGGCGGCGCGCTTCGCCTACCGGGACCTTAAGGCCAGAAGTGCCGCGGTGCTATACGACGTGGGTTCCGATTACGGCCAGTGGCTTGCCAAGTACTTCGAGGACGCCTTCGCCAAGGAGGGGGGCAAGGTGGTGGCCAAGGAGGCCTTCAGGACCGAAGAGCTGGATTACCGGGCCCAGCTCGGCAAGATAAAGCAGCTTAATCCGGACGTGATCTTCATCCCCACCAGCCAGAAGGAGGCCGCCATGGCGGCAAAGCAGGCTCGGGACCTCGGCATAAAGGCCCGGCTCCTTGGCACCGACAACTGGGGAAGCCCGGACCTCATCGACCTTGGGGGCAGCGCCGTCCACGGGAGCTACTTCGTGAACCTCACGGATCTCTCCGACCCGGACATAGTGGGCTTCGTCAAGGAGTACAGGAAGGCCTACGGGGCGGATCCGGTGCTGCCCAACCCCGTGATGGCCCAGGACGCCTTGCTCTTGTTGGTGAACGCCATGAAGACCTCCAAGAGCCTGGACGGCGAGGCCCTGGCCAAGGTCATGGAGTCTACAAAGGGCCTCAAGGTCACCAGCGGGGTCTTGACCATAGACCCCAAGACCCACGATCCGCTGGACAAGCCGGCGGTGATCCAGAAGGTGGATGTTAAGGCAAAGGCCTTCGTGTTCGTGAAGAAGTTCGACCCCCGCCAGCGCTGAACCCTGGCGGGATAACCCGGACGCTCCGATGCGCCTCCCCGGAGGACATGCTCCTCTGGGGAGGGTTTAGTCCTTTTAAGCCCTTAAATTAAAAGCGCGAGAGGCAGTGATGAACCCTTGTTGCTTCAGACCCTGATTACGGGCCTTTCCGTGGGAGGCATATACGCCCTCATGGCCCTGGGATACTCCCTGGTTTTCAGCGTTCTTAACTTCAGCAAC encodes the following:
- a CDS encoding FCD domain-containing protein codes for the protein MDRSLAVELKVLMIVRDSPVPMGAGAIKRELERRGVFLSEATVGRLLSDLEVRGMLRKDRNKGRHLTELGLNRLALLERNSLSSAMAMDLVDSILSREGERILELLEARRAVEQEVARLAALRGTPDQIRALWTSVECMEEAVRMGNPVWEEDSRFHRMLAMASGNRLLVSVVELLRQNPFEARELEMVRRKAGRLSNSDHRSIMEAVSNHDPDEAEMAMRRHIDNLVADCRALIGASQPSRRVEETVPDPWGRGFGNDR
- a CDS encoding methyl-accepting chemotaxis protein, with product MKRSMIYRMMLPLLAVFSLFALSIGLTLKSAQDSSEDGVLINLAGRQRMLAQKMAKEVAMYSVSQDTSFWDQARSTGEVFEVTLNALLKGGRVPLTLDGSSSVEIPPVSGNVRSYLEEGLRLWDALKGALGRLAQGDQGALKEVMDMTPQVVKAMDQATGALQKDSEARVRRVIRIQEISLLLSLLTLVVGILYFRRMVSPIRRMAERASKMGSTDGDLTVRVPVESIDETGALAEGLNRFAEFARSKFYALSKAFQDFMAAFYGVQRSLDAFSKELDAVRTKASEGSRAAENINHAVEQQYASSEEIASTAQALAHSAEQLNEAVSMVVSRARDGEERLKDAVDLIKGMEDRVSNVSQRASSLAEQAKVINSVVQVITGIAEQTNLLALNAAIEAARAGEAGRGFAVVAEEVRKLAEESKGAASKIEERLGQIVGGIGDTSKDISVMSEEMDRVAGGISSVASYMSQILDGMSSVNDASQSVAAGAEELSASSQEMAAGAERVSQYVADLTSMVEQVDRMSVKLGEGMRSVVLNLKGAMGTGEKVLKDMAGLKYTTCDDFAAMCDLAVEGHRRWVDALKSYIDGGEFSIEVDPTRCRFGVFVSVVTPPASVVDRWQEVLTLHEELHRIGHQINRAVEGKDAAAVQDLYRRAQEVSSRLTSLLTQLSRTCSAGSALALGA
- a CDS encoding ABC transporter substrate-binding protein, with the translated sequence MRILRGLAGALLALGITASCAMAGGEIKIGHSVSLTGGASMWGQSERLALELLVKKINAQGGVMGKKLKLISYDNRNDPVESVNVARRLLDEGAVAIIGPAQSGNAIATAPVVERAKVPMVVTTATNPYVTVDKRTGKTRKFVFRPCFIDPFQGTVAARFAYRDLKARSAAVLYDVGSDYGQWLAKYFEDAFAKEGGKVVAKEAFRTEELDYRAQLGKIKQLNPDVIFIPTSQKEAAMAAKQARDLGIKARLLGTDNWGSPDLIDLGGSAVHGSYFVNLTDLSDPDIVGFVKEYRKAYGADPVLPNPVMAQDALLLLVNAMKTSKSLDGEALAKVMESTKGLKVTSGVLTIDPKTHDPLDKPAVIQKVDVKAKAFVFVKKFDPRQR